Proteins co-encoded in one Myxococcus xanthus genomic window:
- a CDS encoding GMC oxidoreductase, with product MAPTYDALVIGTGFGGAVAACRLAQAGLTVRVLERGLRYQKGSFPRDWSNPLNGWLWRYDQGLFDVKLLPGMSIVQAAGYGGGSLIYANVHLRPPAETFDADWPEGYSRAALDPYYDLVAYMLDLQPITASARGLPTKAKRMREVARKLGREQQFFYPDLAVRFAPAGEPMPNKFGVAQEGCNYCGECDIGCNVRAKNTLDLNYLAVAEQQGAEMTTQAEATRIEPLSPMGYRVTYTDHAAGGAERTVEARRVFLCAGTVNTTELLLRCRDQWGTLPRISDRLGCRYSANGDFLAFAFETREVWDPSEGPTITTSLVVDQGQGADKTWFLFQEGGHPGKAAGLLQVLDMGRDFRVPADLLQKQLVRALRRRSQPETVMGKERGRFQAVFLAMGRDRANGRLALRPLTRDMEVRWDVPSNLPLYRTQEQICQDIARALGARAVFNPLWDRLHIPVSVHNLGGCTMAEEPAYGVLNPDGEVHGHPGLYVLDGAALPASTGVNPSSTIAAVAERNVEAAIRQVLGNPTWTAPERAGTASGRASAEPFRASMRMSTSVAPTRVVPREDPMRSVVIPEGGTVLSPTPVVGLRFTERMRGFINHGHLPDTDYAGAEEEGKSEGRVAEFILTITLPNLDRFLAEKAHSGIAQGTVHVHGLTPPGGAKVDHGVFNLFVDTDSYYERRMLYLLPFTGMDGQQYLLDGYKHVRDDDGFDMWSDTSTLYTVIRRGSDRHAPVVASGIIRLGMPDFLQQLTTFAVLGTTSPLAKAQALKRFGSMFMGNLWDVFARTKLE from the coding sequence ATGGCGCCGACGTACGACGCGCTGGTCATTGGCACCGGCTTTGGGGGAGCGGTGGCGGCTTGCCGGCTGGCACAGGCGGGCTTGACCGTGCGCGTCCTGGAGCGGGGCCTGCGCTACCAGAAGGGGAGCTTTCCCCGCGACTGGAGCAACCCGCTCAACGGCTGGCTGTGGCGGTACGACCAGGGCCTCTTCGACGTGAAGCTGCTGCCGGGGATGAGCATTGTCCAGGCCGCGGGCTACGGCGGCGGCTCGCTCATCTACGCCAACGTCCACCTGCGCCCGCCCGCGGAGACCTTCGACGCCGACTGGCCGGAGGGCTACAGCCGCGCCGCGTTGGATCCGTACTACGACCTGGTCGCGTACATGCTGGACCTCCAGCCCATCACCGCGTCCGCACGTGGCCTGCCCACCAAGGCGAAGCGGATGCGGGAGGTCGCGCGCAAACTCGGCCGCGAGCAGCAGTTCTTCTACCCGGACCTTGCCGTGCGCTTCGCCCCCGCCGGCGAGCCGATGCCCAACAAGTTCGGCGTCGCCCAGGAGGGCTGCAACTACTGCGGCGAATGCGACATCGGATGCAACGTCCGCGCGAAGAACACGCTGGACCTGAACTACCTGGCCGTCGCTGAACAGCAGGGCGCGGAGATGACCACCCAGGCGGAGGCCACGCGCATCGAGCCGCTGTCTCCCATGGGCTATCGCGTCACCTATACCGACCATGCCGCGGGCGGCGCCGAGCGCACCGTGGAGGCCCGCCGCGTGTTCCTGTGCGCCGGCACGGTGAACACCACGGAGCTGCTGCTGCGCTGCCGCGACCAGTGGGGAACGCTCCCGCGCATCAGCGACCGGCTGGGGTGCCGCTATTCGGCCAACGGCGACTTCCTGGCCTTCGCCTTCGAGACGCGCGAGGTGTGGGACCCGTCCGAGGGCCCCACCATCACCACCAGTCTGGTGGTGGACCAGGGGCAGGGCGCGGACAAGACGTGGTTCCTCTTCCAGGAGGGCGGGCACCCCGGGAAGGCGGCGGGGCTGCTTCAGGTGCTGGACATGGGCCGGGACTTCCGTGTCCCCGCGGACCTGCTCCAGAAGCAACTCGTCCGCGCCCTGCGCCGGCGCTCCCAGCCTGAAACCGTCATGGGCAAGGAGCGCGGGCGTTTCCAGGCCGTGTTCCTGGCCATGGGGAGGGATCGCGCCAACGGGCGGCTCGCGCTGCGGCCTTTGACTCGGGACATGGAGGTGCGCTGGGACGTGCCTTCCAACCTGCCGCTGTACCGGACGCAGGAGCAGATCTGCCAGGACATCGCTCGGGCGCTCGGGGCGCGCGCCGTCTTCAACCCCCTGTGGGATCGGCTTCACATCCCCGTGTCAGTCCACAACCTGGGCGGCTGCACCATGGCGGAGGAGCCGGCCTACGGTGTGCTGAACCCGGACGGTGAGGTGCACGGCCACCCTGGGCTGTACGTGCTGGATGGCGCCGCGCTGCCCGCGAGCACCGGGGTGAACCCTTCATCCACCATCGCCGCGGTGGCGGAGCGCAACGTCGAGGCCGCCATCCGGCAGGTGCTGGGGAACCCCACCTGGACCGCACCTGAGCGGGCCGGAACGGCTTCGGGCCGGGCGTCGGCGGAACCGTTCCGCGCGTCGATGCGGATGAGCACGAGTGTGGCACCCACGCGGGTGGTGCCAAGAGAGGATCCGATGCGGAGCGTGGTGATTCCAGAGGGAGGCACAGTGCTGTCGCCAACGCCCGTGGTGGGGCTGCGCTTCACCGAGCGGATGCGCGGCTTCATCAACCACGGCCACCTGCCGGACACGGATTACGCGGGCGCCGAGGAGGAGGGCAAGTCAGAGGGCAGGGTGGCCGAGTTCATCCTCACCATCACCTTGCCCAATCTGGACCGCTTCCTCGCGGAGAAGGCCCATTCAGGCATCGCGCAAGGCACCGTCCACGTCCACGGCCTCACACCTCCTGGCGGAGCGAAGGTGGACCACGGCGTCTTCAACCTCTTCGTGGACACGGACAGCTACTACGAGCGTCGGATGCTCTACCTGCTGCCCTTCACCGGCATGGACGGCCAGCAGTACCTGCTGGATGGCTACAAGCATGTCCGGGACGACGACGGCTTCGACATGTGGTCCGACACGTCCACGCTCTACACCGTCATTCGCCGGGGCAGCGACCGGCACGCGCCCGTGGTCGCCAGCGGCATCATCCGTCTGGGCATGCCGGACTTCCTGCAGCAGCTCACGACCTTCGCCGTGCTGGGAACGACGTCACCGC